A stretch of Lactuca sativa cultivar Salinas chromosome 6, Lsat_Salinas_v11, whole genome shotgun sequence DNA encodes these proteins:
- the LOC111897770 gene encoding uncharacterized protein LOC111897770 has translation MKKSFLLLAFLLICISVQLANVRADDYEKPDDDKKSPAPAPAPEQEKSSDADATNYDELTPDPETGRQRAYCKSNGKCNKKTLTCPAECPERKPKKNKKQKGCFIQCGSKCEATCKWRRAKCNGYGSLCYDPRFVGGDGVMFYFHGTKGHDFALVSDTNLQINAHFIGSRPNGRKRDYTWVQSISVMFDTHTLVLSAKKVQQWDDSVDVLLVKWDGQEVNVPFDGDSEWKTNTGVREVVVERTDDTNTVRVTVGGLVEIDMKAVPVTKEDDKAHNYQLPSNDAFAHFETQFKFWKLSDDVEGILGKTYRPGYVSPVKRGVAMPLMGGEDKYETRSLTSPNCKVCMFQKQAPGAGDNGAPGLADF, from the exons ATGAAGAAGTCTTTTCTTTTGCTGGCTTTCCTTCTCATTTGTATCTCCGTTCAACTCGCCAATGTTCGAGCTGACGATTACGAAAAGCCAGACGATGATAAGAAGAGTCCGGCACCGGCACCCGCGCCTGAACAGGAGAAATCCTCCGACGCCGACGCAACTAACTACGACGAATTGACGCCGGATCCAGAAACTGGACGGCAACGAGCTTACTGTAAATCGAACGGGAAGTGCAACAAAAAGACACTCACTTGTCCTGCAGAATGCCCGGAGAGGAAGCCTAAGAAGAACAAGAAGCAGAAAGGATGTTTCATCCAGTGTGGTAGCAAGTGTGAAGCTACCTGCAAAT GGAGACGTGCGAAATGTAATGGATATGGGTCTCTATGTTATGATCCAAGGTTCGTTGGTGGCGATGGAGTGATGTTCTACTTCCATGGAACTAAAGGACACGATTTCGCTCTTGTCTCCGACACCAACCTCCAAATCAACGCTCACTTTATCGGAAGCCGACCGAATGGCCGGAAACGTGACTACACATGGGTTCAATCTATCTCCGTCATGTTCGACACCCATACCCTCGTCCTTTCAGCCAAGAAAGTACAGCAATGGGATGATTCTGTTGATGTTCTTCTCGTGAAATGGGATGGTCAAGAAGTCAACGTCCCATTCGACGGAGATTCAGAATGGAAAACCAACACCGGAGTACGGGAAGTGGTGGTGGAGAGGACTGACGACACCAACACCGTGAGAGTGACAGTGGgtggattggtggagattgacatGAAGGCTGTTCCTGTGACCAAAGAAGATGACAAAGCTCATAACTACCAGCTACCATCAAATGACGCTTTCGCCCATTTCGAGACACAGTTCAAGTTCTGGAAGCTCTCAGACGACGTGGAGGGCATTTTGGGGAAAACTTACAGGCCAGGGTATGTGAGCCCAGTGAAAAGAGGGGTAGCTATGCCGTTGATGGGTGGGGAAGACAAGTATGAAACTCGATCTTTAACTTCACCTAATTGCAAGGTTTGCATGTTTCAGAAACAAGCTCCTGGTGCCGGTGATAATGGTGCTCCAGGTTTGGCCGACTTCTGA